The Chryseobacterium glaciei DNA window GAATTTTTTAACGGATTAAGTTTTAATTTTCTTAACGCCGAAGTTTCCTAAGTCGTTTTTTAAACATAATCAGAATTTGTATCCGTAATGAAATATTACTCATTACCAATTACTTATTATTCATAATTAGCATTCTGGGACGTTTACAGCAATCGCCAACCCACCTTCAGAAGTTTCTTTAAATCTATCGTTCATTGATAATGCCGTTTCCCACATGGTTTGAACAACCTGATCTAAACTTACCTTTGCTTTTGCAGGATCACTTTCAAGAGCGATATTTGCTGCTGTGATTGCTTTTATAGCGCCCATTGTATTTCTTTCAATACAAGGAATTTGTACCAACCCTTTGATCGGATCACAGGTTAAACCTAAATGATGCTCCATTGCAATCTCAGCAGCCATTAAAACCTGACCAACACTTCCGCCAAGAATTTCCGTCAAACCTGCCGCAGCCATAGCCGAAGAAACGCCGACCTCAGCCTGACAACCTCCCATTGCTGCGGAAATTGTTGCATTTTTTTTGAATAATGTTCCGATTTCTCCTGCAACCAATAAAAATCTTGCAATATCGTCTTCACTATTGAATGGCGTAAAAGCCTGAGAATAGATTAACACAGCAGGAATAACCCCACTCGCTCCGTTGGTAGGAGCTGTAATTATCCTTCCAAAAGCTGCATTTTCTTCATTTACAGCCAATGCAAAACACGCAATCCATTTATTGATATTGGTAAAGTTTTCTTCGGCATCTATAACCATTTGGAACCATTCATCCTTATTTTTATAAATCTTATCTTCACCTAATAATTTTCTGTTGATTCCGGCAGCTCTTCTGGTAACATTCAGTCCACCAGGGAGAATGCCTTCTTTGTTTACGCCTTTATAGATACATTCTTTAATCTGCTTCCAAATGTAAAGTGCTTCAGCTCTTGTTTCTTCCTGAGTTCTCCAGCTTTCTTCATTAATTAAAATTAAATCTGACATCTTGCTAAAGCCTAATTTATCACAGTATTTTACAATATCTGCAGCTTTATGACAAGGATACAAAGTACGTACACACTGCTTTTCTATCGAGTTTTTTTCCTGACTTGCGATAAAACCTCCTCCAACAGAATAAAAATCCTGAACAAGCTCGGTTCCGTCTTCAAAAATAGCTTTGAAAATCATTCCGTTTGGATGAAAATCAAGAGATTTCTGCATATTTAAAACCAAATGATGCCCGTAAATAAATGGAATTTTCTTTTCACCTCCCAGATTTAAGATCTGAGTATCTTTTATTTCTCCTATTTTTTCATCAATTTTTGACGTATTGATTGTCTTAAAATCTTCGCCATTCAAACCAAGCATTCCGGCAATATCAGTACCGTGACCGATTCCCGTTTTAGCTAATGAACCGAAAAATTCAAGAAAAACTTCCTTCACCTCAGCAATTGATTTTTCCCTCTTAATAATCCTGATAAATGCAGACGCTGCATTCCAAGGTCCCATCGTATGCGAACTTGACGGACCTATTCCTACTTTAATAATCTCAAAAACCGATATTGATTCCATATAAATGATTCATCATTTTTTCCTAAACACAAAGATACACCATAAATCGAAAAGCAAAAGCCGGAGATGAAAAATCAACTCCGGCTTTCAAATTAAAACTATATGAACGCAATATGATTATTTTCAAGATGTCAATTGTGAATAAGTCAATTGCTTTACAGTCAATTTTTAAAATTCACTTGCGAAGCAAAATTCACTATTGACAATTCACAATTCACAATTCACCTTTCACCTTTTCAGCAAATACTTTCTTCGTGTTGAGAAAGATCAAGTCCCATATCTTCAGCTTCTTCCGAAACTCTCAACGTAATAATACTGTCTGTGATTTTATATAATAGCAATGATCCAAAAAACGCAAATATTGAAACCAAAACCAACGCCATCATATGATGTGCAAAAACTTCAAAACCGCCATGAAGAAGACTCGCATTTTCGCCATGCGCAAATATTGCCGTTAAAATCATTCCCATGATACCTCCTACCCCATGACAGGCGAAAACATCTAACGTGTCGTCGATCTTTTTTAAAGCTTTCCAATTCAACATTACATTAGAAACTATAGCCGAAATAAAACCTATGAAAAGGCTTTCTGCGATAGAGACAAAGCCACATCCGGGAGTAATTGCGACAAGTCCAACGACTGCGCCTATACAAGCTCCCAAAGCAGAAACACTTCGCCCATTGATTCTGTCAAAAAATATCCATGTCATCATTGCTGATGCGGAAGCGATTGTTGTTGTTCCAAAAGCAGTCGCAGCAGTTGCATTGGCAGCCAAAGCAGAACCTGCATTAAAACCGAACCATCCGAACCATAGCATTCCGGTGCCCAGAAGAACGAAAGGAATATTTGAAGGCTCATGATGCGGATTTTTCCTGTTACCTAAAACAATCGCTCCAGCCAAAGCGGCAAATCCGGCACTCATGTGAACGACCGTTCCGCCCGCGAAATCTTTAACTCCAAAATATTTATTTAAAAGTCCTTCCGGATGCCAAACCATATGACAAAGTGGTGCATAGATGAAAATACTGAAAAGCACCATGAATAGTAAATAGGAAATAAAACGTACTCTTTCTGCAAATGACCCCGTGATCAAAGCCGGAGTAATCACTGCAAACTTCATCTGAAACAATGCAAAAAGCACAAAAGGTATCGTAGAAGCCATCATTTTATGAGGCAAAACTCCTACACGACTGAAAAAAGGATAGCTTAACGGATTTCCGATAATGCCATAATGTACCCCATTAATTTCAAAGCCTAAAGAATCTCCAAAAGATAAAGAAAAGCCAACAACCACCCAAAGAATGGAAATTACACCCAACGCGATAAAACTTTGAAGCATTGTAGAAATTACATTTTTCTTACCAACCATTCCGCCGTAGAAAAATGATAAACCTGGAGTCATAAGCAAAACAAGACCTGCCGCCGCCAAAATCCAGGCTACATCGGCACCAACGATTTTATCTTCGCCTAAGAATTCTCCGTTATTTGGAAAATCAACGATTGGACTCCAAAATAAACCGCCTATTGCAATAAGAGCAATGGTGGTAAATGAGACAATCCATTTTAACCCTACTTTCATGAAATTTTAATTTAACCCCTTCAAAAGTAATAATTAATTTCATTAAAACATAAATTAAAATATACAACCCCTATAAATTTTACATTAAATTAAACTAAATGTAATTTTTAAAGTAAAAACACCTCATTTAACACTTTTGAAACTTCTTTATATTTCGTGGCAGGAAATAAATGCGTTCCGCCTTTAATAATATAATTCGGTTTTGAATTTTTAACAGGAAAAACAATATCCCGATCTCCCAATATCTGAATAACACTTGGGTTTTCCTCAAATTTCCATTCGGAGACTTTTTCTACCGACCATTTTAAATAATAAGGGTCTCGAACTTTGAAATATTGCAGGATTTTGGGATTTTTAGGATCAAATAACTTTCTGACCACAGAATATACATTCGCAGCCCTGTCATTAAAAAGACTCAACGGAAGAACTCTGGGAATCTTAGTAACTTCGCCCGTTCTTATAAATTTTGATTTTTCTTTATCCGATTTTATACTTCCTAAAATAACTACTTTTTCAGCCGGCTTTATTTTATTGATCTCCTGAACAATAATTCCTCCAAACGAATATCCTAAAAGACAAAAAGGCTCCGAAACATCTACCTTTTCAGCCATTCTTTCTACATAAAGAGGAAGAGATTCATTTTTTTCAGGAATCAACCAATCAATAAAAACAATTTCGCAATGCTCGGGAAACTCTAGTCTTTCAAGGACTTTAAAATCTGCACCAAGACCACTTACTACATAAACTTTCATGTTACTAAAATAAAAAAAAAGCATCAAAAAAGATGCTTTTATCCATATCATTTATATTTTATGATTAATCTTTATGGAAGGAGATGCGTGTGAGACTATCAATAGAAATAGTAGTAATATCATCCGAAGCCACCCACTCTAAAATATATCCACCGCCAGTTCCCAAAGGAGCAGGCAAGCTTATTCCATCTG harbors:
- a CDS encoding ammonium transporter, which translates into the protein MKVGLKWIVSFTTIALIAIGGLFWSPIVDFPNNGEFLGEDKIVGADVAWILAAAGLVLLMTPGLSFFYGGMVGKKNVISTMLQSFIALGVISILWVVVGFSLSFGDSLGFEINGVHYGIIGNPLSYPFFSRVGVLPHKMMASTIPFVLFALFQMKFAVITPALITGSFAERVRFISYLLFMVLFSIFIYAPLCHMVWHPEGLLNKYFGVKDFAGGTVVHMSAGFAALAGAIVLGNRKNPHHEPSNIPFVLLGTGMLWFGWFGFNAGSALAANATAATAFGTTTIASASAMMTWIFFDRINGRSVSALGACIGAVVGLVAITPGCGFVSIAESLFIGFISAIVSNVMLNWKALKKIDDTLDVFACHGVGGIMGMILTAIFAHGENASLLHGGFEVFAHHMMALVLVSIFAFFGSLLLYKITDSIITLRVSEEAEDMGLDLSQHEESIC
- a CDS encoding alpha/beta hydrolase gives rise to the protein MKVYVVSGLGADFKVLERLEFPEHCEIVFIDWLIPEKNESLPLYVERMAEKVDVSEPFCLLGYSFGGIIVQEINKIKPAEKVVILGSIKSDKEKSKFIRTGEVTKIPRVLPLSLFNDRAANVYSVVRKLFDPKNPKILQYFKVRDPYYLKWSVEKVSEWKFEENPSVIQILGDRDIVFPVKNSKPNYIIKGGTHLFPATKYKEVSKVLNEVFLL
- a CDS encoding L-serine ammonia-lyase, producing MESISVFEIIKVGIGPSSSHTMGPWNAASAFIRIIKREKSIAEVKEVFLEFFGSLAKTGIGHGTDIAGMLGLNGEDFKTINTSKIDEKIGEIKDTQILNLGGEKKIPFIYGHHLVLNMQKSLDFHPNGMIFKAIFEDGTELVQDFYSVGGGFIASQEKNSIEKQCVRTLYPCHKAADIVKYCDKLGFSKMSDLILINEESWRTQEETRAEALYIWKQIKECIYKGVNKEGILPGGLNVTRRAAGINRKLLGEDKIYKNKDEWFQMVIDAEENFTNINKWIACFALAVNEENAAFGRIITAPTNGASGVIPAVLIYSQAFTPFNSEDDIARFLLVAGEIGTLFKKNATISAAMGGCQAEVGVSSAMAAAGLTEILGGSVGQVLMAAEIAMEHHLGLTCDPIKGLVQIPCIERNTMGAIKAITAANIALESDPAKAKVSLDQVVQTMWETALSMNDRFKETSEGGLAIAVNVPEC